A genomic stretch from Telopea speciosissima isolate NSW1024214 ecotype Mountain lineage chromosome 7, Tspe_v1, whole genome shotgun sequence includes:
- the LOC122669640 gene encoding pentatricopeptide repeat-containing protein At3g06920-like — MKRLLSNQGINFLSDSVYLNRYITKRKLSSSYGGSSTSLYGRDGTVSSGVVNENLGEEEGSKSRVDAVCGILMSGPWGSTLEDALSKLDASPHPECVIRVLKRLNDANLAINFFRWAERKTNQVHNLDAYSSLLMIMVRNKKFDELGQILQEMSLAGCEPSNNTYVELVTTCVKSRMLVEAFNLIHTMRKFKFRPAFSAYTTLIGALAEGHKPDLALALFHQMQELGYEVNVHLFTTLVRVFAREGRVDMALTLLDEMKSNSFDADIVLYNVCIDCFGKVGKLDMAWKFFHEMKAQGLVPDDVTYTSMIGVLCKANRLGEAEELFEKMELNRNVPCAYAYNTMIMGYGSAGKFVEAYRLLERQKEKGCIPSVVAYNSILTCLGKKGREDEASRMFEEMKRDAVPNLSTYNILIDMLCKEGKLEGAFKIRDAMEEAGLYPNVLTVNIMVDRLCKAQKLEEAWSIFEGMQRKGCTPDAVTFCSLIDGLGKNGRVDDAYRLFERMLDVGEVPNVVVYTSLIRNFFKSGRKEDGHKIYKEMVSRGCYPDLTLLNTYMDCVFKAGETEKGRALFEKIRTRGFIPDARSYSILIHGLVKAGHARETYELFYAMKEQGCVFDTRAYNVIIDGFCKSGKVNKAYQLLEEMKAKGHPPTVFTYGSVIDGLAKIDRLDEAYMLFEEAKSKGLELNVVVYSSLIDGFGKVGRIDEAYLIMEELMQKGLTPNVYTWNCLLDALVKAEEINEALICFQSMKDLKCNPNIITYSILINGLCRVQNFNKAFVFWQEMQKKGLNPNLITYTSMISGLAKAGNIAGANDLFERFRASGGVPDSATYNVLIEALSNASRAVDAFTLFEETRLKGFNIYAKTCIVLLDALHKAECLEKAAIVGAVLKETANSKYATRHL; from the exons ATGAAGAGGCTCTTGAGCAACCAAG GAATAAACTTTCTTTCTGATTCAGTGTACCTCAATAGATACATTACAAAAAGAAAGTTATCATCCTCTTATGGTGGATCTTCCACTAGCTTGTATGGAAGGGATGGTACCGTCTCATCTGGTGTTGTTAATGAAAACctgggagaagaagagggctCAAAATCACGAGTAGATGCAGTTTGCGGCATTCTGATGAGTGGTCCTTGGGGATCGACACTGGAAGATGCTCTATCTAAGCTGGATGCAAGCCCTCATCCTGAATGTGTTATCAGAGTCCTGAAGAGATTGAATGATGCAAATTTAGCAATAAACTTTTTTCGATGGGCAGagagaaaaaccaaccaagtaCACAATTTAGATGCATACAGTTCTCTTCTCATGATAATGGTCAGAAACAAAAAGTTTGATGAATTAGGACAGATTCTTCAGGAAATGAGTCTTGCTGGATGTGAACCATCAAATAACACATATGTGGAATTAGTTACAACTTGTGTCAAGTCTCGGATGCTGGTGGAAGCTTTCAATCTCATTCATACTATGCGGAAGTTCAAATTCCGTCCTGCATTTTCAGCATACACAACTTTGATTGGTGCTCTTGCAGAGGGTCACAAACCTGATCTTGCACTTGCCCTATTTCATCAGATGCAAGAGTTAGGCTATGAAGTGAATGTGCATCTGTTTACTACTCTTGTTCGCGTATTTGCTAGGGAAGGCCGAGTCGACATGGCTCTCACCTTATTGGATGAGATGAAGAGTAACTCTTTTGATGCAGATATTGTTCTCTACAATGTCTGCATAGATTGCTTTGGAAAAGTTGGTAAGTTGGATATGGCCTGGAAATTCTTCCATGAGATGAAAGCTCAAGGCCTTGTGCCAGATGATGTAACTTATACTAGCATGATAGGGGTTCTTTGCAAAGCGAATAGACTGGGTGAAGCTGAAGAGCTATTTGAGAAGATGGAACTTAATAGGAATGTTCCGTGTGCATATGCTTATAATACAATGATCATGGGCTATGGTTCTGCTGGAAAGTTTGTTGAAGCTTACAGATTACTTGAACGGCAAAAAGAGAAAGGTTGCATTCCTAGTGTGGTTGCATATAATTCCATCCTTACTTGCCTTGGGAAGAAGGGGAGAGAGGATGAGGCTTCTAGAATGTTTGAGGAGATGAAGAGAGATGCAGTGCCAAATCTTTCGACTTATAACATTCTCATAGACATGCTTTGTAAGGAAGGAAAACTTGAGGGTGCTTTTAAGATTCGTGATGCGATGGAAGAAGCTGGTTTGTATCCTAATGTGTTGACTGTGAATATAATGGTTGATCGGCTGTGCAAGGCTCAAAAGCTGGAAGAAGCTTGGAGTATCTTTGAAGGCATGCAACGAAAGGGCTGCACCCCGGATGCTGTTACATTCTGCTCCTTGATAGATGGTCTGGGCAAAAATGGCAGGGTGGATGATGCTTATCGGTTGTTCGAGAGGATGTTGGATGTCGGTGAGGTTCCAAATGTTGTTGTCTACACCTCCCTTATCAGAAACTTCTTTAAGTCTGGCAGGAAGGAAGATGGACACAAGATCTACAAAGAAATGGTCAGTAGAGGTTGTTATCCTGATCTAACCCTTCTTAATACATACATGGATTGTGTTTTCAAGGCTGGTGAAACTGAAAAGGGGCGGGCTTTGTTTGAGAAAATTAGGACCCGGGGGTTTATTCCTGATGCACGGAGCTATTCTATTCTCATTCATGGACTTGTAAAAGCTGGTCATGCACGAGAGACCTATgaattgttttatgcaatgaaAGAACAAGGTTGTGTTTTTGATACTCGTGCTTACAATGTTATCATTGATGGATTCTGCAAGTCTGGTAAAGTCAACAAAGCATACCAGCTGCTGGAGGAAATGAAGGCAAAGGGTCATCCACCCACTGTTTTTACATATGGATCAGTCATCGATGGGCTTGCCAAAATTGATAGGCTTGATGAGGCATACATGCTctttgaagaagcaaaatcaaaAGGACTAGAGTTAAATGTTGTTGTATATAGCAGCCTTATTGATGGGTTTGGAAAGGTGGGCAGAATTGACGAAGCTTATCTGATCATGGAAGAGTTGATGCAAAAGGGCTTGACACCCAATGTGTACACGTGGAACTGCCTGCTCGATGCCTTGGTTAAAGCGGAAGAAATAAATGAAGCCCTTATCTGCTTTCAGTCAATGAAAGACTTGAAATGCAACCCTAACATCATCACTTATAGCATTCTCATAAATGGTCTTTGTCGGGTTCAGAATTTCAACAAGGCCTTCGTTTTTTGGCAAGAGATGCAGAAAAAAGggttaaaccctaatttgaTCACCTACACGTCCATGATCTCAGGGCTTGCAAAGGCAGGTAACATAGCAGGGGCTAATGACTTGTTTGAGAGGTTTAGGGCTAGCGGAGGTGTACCAGACTCTGCTACTTACAATGTTTTAATAGAAGCACTAAGTAATGCTAGTAGGGCAGTTGATGCATTCACACTGTTTGAGGAAACTCGATTAAAAGGATTTAATATCTATGCCAAAACCTGCATTGTCTTGTTGGATGCATTACACAAGGCTGAATGTCTTGAAAAAGCAGCGATTGTTGGTGCTGTGTTGAAGGAGACAGCAAACTCCAAATATGCTACGAGACACTTATAA